Proteins encoded in a region of the Candidatus Nitrosomarinus catalina genome:
- the pdxS gene encoding pyridoxal 5'-phosphate synthase lyase subunit PdxS, producing the protein MLPLSGERTNAKGIISEKLDSVDTIRGSSTLKRGFAHMQKNGVVMDVTNVEQALIAQEAGAVSVMVLDKLPSEVRKAGGVARTASIKIIEEIMDSVTIPVMAKCRIGHVNEALVLQETDVDMIDESEVLTPADELRHIWKWDLTTPVVNGARSLAEALRRIEEGASMIRTKGEPGTGNVAEAITHIKKVNDELRTIKSIYDSGDNQDLVRMAREFKVSYDIVEQTAKLGRLPVVNFAAGGIATPADAAYLMSLGCDGIFVGSGIFSADDAQERANAIVLATTFWNESDKVKEAQKMIDERQSIPGLDVKTLDLRMQDRGGSA; encoded by the coding sequence ATGTTACCTCTATCTGGTGAACGAACTAATGCCAAAGGAATAATTTCTGAAAAATTAGATTCTGTTGATACAATTCGTGGCTCAAGTACACTAAAGAGAGGTTTTGCACATATGCAAAAAAATGGTGTTGTTATGGATGTTACAAATGTGGAACAAGCATTAATTGCTCAAGAAGCTGGTGCTGTTTCAGTAATGGTTTTAGATAAACTTCCATCAGAAGTTAGAAAAGCTGGTGGAGTTGCAAGAACCGCCAGTATTAAAATTATTGAAGAAATTATGGATTCAGTTACTATTCCTGTAATGGCAAAATGTAGAATTGGACATGTTAACGAAGCATTAGTTTTACAAGAAACTGATGTAGATATGATAGATGAATCTGAAGTTTTAACACCTGCAGATGAATTACGACATATTTGGAAATGGGATCTTACAACACCCGTTGTTAACGGTGCACGATCTTTGGCTGAAGCTTTAAGAAGAATTGAAGAAGGTGCATCAATGATTAGAACTAAAGGCGAACCTGGTACTGGAAATGTTGCAGAAGCTATCACACATATCAAAAAAGTTAATGATGAATTAAGAACAATAAAATCAATTTATGATTCTGGTGATAATCAAGATTTAGTTCGGATGGCAAGAGAGTTCAAAGTTTCTTATGATATTGTTGAACAAACTGCTAAACTTGGACGATTACCTGTTGTCAATTTTGCAGCTGGGGGAATTGCAACACCTGCAGATGCAGCATATTTGATGTCATTAGGTTGTGATGGTATTTTTGTTGGGTCTGGAATTTTTAGTGCAGATGATGCACAAGAAAGAGCAAACGCAATTGTTTTGGCAACTACTTTTTGGAATGAATCTGATAAAGTAAAAGAAGCACAAAAAATGATTGATGAAAGACAATCTATACCTGGCTTGGATGTAAAAACATTAGATTTACGTATGCAAGATCGTGGAGGTTCAGCATGA
- the pdxT gene encoding pyridoxal 5'-phosphate synthase glutaminase subunit PdxT — MSLTLGVLSIQGDVLENVLAVKAAIDALDIDGTVTSVRTPDEISNVDGLIIPGGESTTMGRLSVANGALKILKEKIEQGMPVLGICAGMIMLSKTAQDKVVGKIDQPLLDILDIKLERNSFGRQRESFESDISLNSIGIPSFNGVFIRAPSISDVGNDIEVLSKFNEKIVAVKKNNIIGVAFHPELTSDISLHKYFVNLTNTLKN, encoded by the coding sequence ATGAGTCTAACTCTAGGTGTTTTATCAATTCAAGGAGATGTTCTTGAAAATGTTCTTGCTGTAAAAGCTGCTATTGATGCATTAGATATTGATGGAACTGTTACTAGTGTTAGAACCCCTGATGAAATTTCAAATGTTGATGGCCTAATTATTCCAGGTGGTGAAAGTACTACTATGGGTAGACTATCTGTTGCCAATGGTGCTTTGAAAATTCTAAAAGAAAAAATTGAACAAGGAATGCCTGTTTTAGGAATATGTGCTGGAATGATTATGTTGTCTAAAACTGCCCAAGATAAAGTGGTAGGAAAAATTGATCAACCTTTACTAGATATCTTAGACATTAAACTAGAAAGAAATTCTTTTGGACGTCAAAGAGAATCCTTTGAGTCTGATATTTCTCTAAACTCTATTGGAATTCCTTCATTTAATGGAGTTTTCATTAGAGCACCCTCAATTTCAGATGTGGGAAATGATATTGAAGTTTTATCAAAATTTAATGAAAAAATTGTTGCAGTTAAAAAAAATAATATTATTGGTGTTGCATTCCATCCTGAATTGACAAGTGATATTTCATTACACAAATATTTTGTAAATCTTACAAATACTCTAAAAAATTAA
- a CDS encoding valine--tRNA ligase: protein MEPKISEKAWNPELEKNILKKWEEEKIYEFKPNEDNFTIDTPPPYPSGRPWHIGAAAHYSQIDMIARTARMAGKNVYFPIGIDRNGLPVELYTEKKHKIRMRETERGEFLNLCKDALDDLEAEMILIMKNLGISGDFTNYYRTDSEEYRSLTQSTFIDLWKKGEVYLANRPNNYDWVSGTTIADAEIIYDDLQTKLVYMKFKIKDTDKEIIIASTRPELLCACKTIIVNPEDERYSGFIGKKIIVPITNAEVELTTHHSAKQEFGSGAVMVCSYGDQNDVALFRELQLDEIVAIGLNGRMTDVAGEYAGLKPKQARTKIIEDLEKGGFVEKIEEITHRTPISERSKTPIEIIPMEEYYLKQKDKIEKMKEVGKEITFHPTMHKQILMNWLESINIDWPISRRRFYGTEIPIWYCKECSEPHVPEPGKYYRPWNEKCPITNCTKCNSSEFIGEERTFDTWMDSSVSPLFISKFGRDDEFFKKVYPATIRPQAKDIVRTWLYYTLLRCEELTGEKPWSEAWVMGYGLDEKGMKMSKSKGNAIDPLPVIEKQGADTFRFWSASEINHGYDFRCNEQKIDSTKKFLSKLWNVSRFLSSFPVINSGVPTDSDKWILSELDKLVKECKKGYEEYNFFIPAVAIREFTWNVFAAHYIEMVKARAYGIDFSDEERDGAIFTLHKTLSTILKLLAPITPFITEHLWKTLYSNESIHQQKQVDFENIEEQTEITKAISEFNSKVWNEKKSQNLSLKDSIKIDIPEILQPFKKDLKSMHNLLD, encoded by the coding sequence ATGGAACCTAAAATTTCAGAAAAAGCATGGAATCCAGAATTAGAAAAAAATATTCTAAAAAAATGGGAAGAAGAAAAAATTTATGAATTCAAACCTAATGAAGATAATTTTACAATAGATACACCACCACCATATCCATCAGGTAGACCATGGCATATTGGTGCAGCCGCACATTATTCACAAATAGATATGATTGCACGTACAGCAAGAATGGCTGGAAAAAATGTGTATTTTCCAATAGGTATTGATAGAAACGGGTTACCAGTTGAACTCTATACTGAAAAGAAGCACAAGATAAGAATGAGAGAAACAGAAAGAGGGGAATTTCTGAATTTGTGTAAAGATGCTTTAGACGATTTAGAGGCAGAAATGATTCTAATTATGAAGAATTTGGGAATAAGCGGAGATTTTACTAATTACTACAGAACCGATTCAGAAGAATACAGATCATTAACACAATCAACTTTCATTGACTTGTGGAAAAAAGGGGAAGTTTACCTTGCAAATAGGCCTAACAATTACGATTGGGTTTCTGGAACTACAATTGCCGATGCTGAAATAATTTATGACGATTTACAAACAAAGCTTGTTTATATGAAATTCAAAATTAAAGATACAGATAAAGAAATTATTATCGCAAGTACAAGACCAGAATTACTTTGTGCATGTAAAACAATTATTGTTAATCCAGAGGATGAAAGATATTCTGGATTCATTGGCAAAAAAATTATTGTGCCAATTACCAATGCAGAAGTAGAATTAACAACACATCATTCAGCAAAGCAAGAATTTGGTTCAGGTGCAGTAATGGTTTGTAGTTATGGTGATCAAAATGATGTTGCATTATTTAGAGAATTACAATTAGATGAAATAGTTGCTATTGGACTAAATGGAAGAATGACTGATGTTGCGGGTGAGTATGCAGGATTAAAACCAAAACAAGCAAGAACAAAAATCATAGAAGATTTAGAAAAAGGAGGATTTGTTGAAAAAATTGAAGAAATTACTCATAGAACTCCAATTTCAGAAAGAAGTAAAACTCCAATTGAAATAATTCCTATGGAAGAATATTATCTTAAACAAAAAGATAAAATTGAAAAAATGAAAGAAGTGGGAAAGGAAATTACTTTCCATCCTACAATGCACAAACAAATTTTGATGAATTGGTTAGAATCAATCAATATTGATTGGCCAATCTCAAGAAGAAGATTTTATGGGACAGAAATTCCAATCTGGTACTGTAAAGAATGCTCCGAACCACATGTACCAGAACCTGGAAAATACTATAGACCATGGAATGAAAAATGTCCAATTACAAACTGTACAAAATGTAATTCTAGCGAATTTATTGGTGAAGAAAGGACATTTGATACATGGATGGATTCTAGTGTATCACCATTATTCATTAGTAAATTTGGTCGAGATGATGAATTTTTCAAGAAAGTTTATCCTGCTACAATTAGACCCCAAGCAAAAGACATTGTGAGAACTTGGTTGTATTACACACTATTGAGATGTGAAGAATTAACAGGAGAAAAACCATGGTCTGAAGCTTGGGTAATGGGGTATGGATTAGATGAAAAAGGAATGAAAATGAGTAAAAGCAAAGGCAATGCAATAGATCCATTACCAGTTATTGAAAAACAAGGTGCAGATACTTTCAGATTTTGGAGTGCCAGTGAGATTAATCACGGATATGATTTTAGATGTAATGAACAAAAAATTGATTCAACCAAGAAATTTTTAAGCAAATTATGGAATGTGTCCAGATTTTTATCAAGTTTTCCAGTTATCAATTCAGGAGTGCCAACGGATTCAGATAAATGGATTTTATCAGAATTGGACAAACTAGTAAAAGAATGTAAAAAAGGATATGAAGAATATAATTTCTTTATTCCAGCAGTTGCAATTAGGGAATTTACATGGAATGTATTTGCTGCACATTATATTGAAATGGTAAAAGCAAGAGCATATGGAATTGATTTTTCAGATGAGGAAAGAGATGGTGCGATATTTACACTTCACAAAACATTATCAACAATTCTAAAATTATTAGCACCAATTACACCATTCATTACAGAACATCTTTGGAAAACATTGTATTCAAATGAGAGTATTCATCAACAAAAACAAGTTGATTTTGAAAATATTGAAGAACAGACAGAAATAACTAAAGCAATATCAGAATTTAATTCCAAAGTTTGGAATGAAAAGAAATCTCAAAATTTGTCACTAAAAGATTCAATCAAAATAGACATTCCAGAAATATTACAGCCATTCAAAAAAGATTTGAAATCAATGCATAATTTATTAGATTAA
- a CDS encoding 6-pyruvoyl trahydropterin synthase family protein, with product MTTSPTILDSDFKYIDKKGNLLKTRTELTVAQMLTFLENEYQYNYEISLKNGTKVKVDFKTEKGLIEVIDNDEDIEKYRQIKEDLPEEKIMAIGHAKYVAQIKELQDIVFYDKTPQTGSIFLEDASFSFDYAHILPLVEKCSILHGHTSSVMVELVGQMKNNLLVDFGIAKKIIKEVVNEFDHKFFINKKYLKKEDETHYEISFEGPKGMFDLQVPKHTTYLLEGEATVENLSSEIIKLLAPKMPENVEAVGVYIYEGYNKGSHIISNIQR from the coding sequence ATGACTACAAGCCCTACAATTTTGGATTCAGATTTCAAGTATATAGATAAAAAAGGAAATTTACTTAAAACAAGAACAGAATTAACAGTAGCACAAATGCTCACATTTTTAGAAAATGAATACCAATACAATTATGAAATTAGTTTAAAAAATGGAACTAAAGTCAAAGTTGATTTTAAAACAGAAAAAGGATTAATCGAAGTGATTGATAATGATGAAGATATTGAAAAATATAGACAAATCAAAGAAGACCTTCCTGAAGAAAAAATAATGGCAATAGGTCATGCAAAATATGTTGCACAAATTAAAGAATTACAAGATATAGTATTTTATGATAAAACACCACAAACTGGTTCAATATTTTTAGAAGATGCATCGTTTTCATTTGATTATGCACACATACTTCCACTAGTTGAAAAATGCTCCATACTACATGGACATACATCTTCAGTGATGGTAGAGTTAGTAGGTCAAATGAAAAATAATTTGTTAGTTGATTTTGGAATAGCAAAAAAAATCATAAAGGAAGTTGTTAATGAATTTGATCATAAATTTTTCATTAATAAAAAATATCTTAAAAAAGAAGATGAAACACATTATGAAATTAGTTTTGAAGGACCAAAAGGAATGTTTGATTTACAAGTTCCAAAACATACAACATATCTACTTGAAGGAGAAGCTACAGTTGAAAATCTCTCAAGTGAAATAATTAAACTATTAGCTCCAAAAATGCCTGAAAATGTAGAGGCAGTAGGAGTTTACATTTATGAAGGATACAACAAAGGATCCCACATAATTTCTAATATTCAAAGATAG
- a CDS encoding 4a-hydroxytetrahydrobiopterin dehydratase gives MMRVSEAEIIEELKKLEGWNIKDNKLHKEFQFDSFNQAFGFMTRAAMEIEKMNHHPEWFNVYNRITIDLTTHDAGGITNNDLNLARILNSLV, from the coding sequence ATGATGAGAGTATCAGAAGCAGAAATTATAGAAGAATTGAAGAAATTAGAAGGATGGAATATTAAAGATAATAAATTGCATAAAGAATTTCAATTTGATAGTTTCAATCAAGCATTTGGATTTATGACTAGAGCTGCCATGGAAATTGAAAAAATGAATCATCATCCAGAATGGTTTAATGTGTACAATAGAATTACAATAGATTTAACGACTCATGATGCAGGCGGCATTACAAATAACGATCTTAATCTTGCTAGAATTTTAAATTCCCTAGTCTAA
- a CDS encoding pentapeptide repeat-containing protein translates to MEPEDIFKKRNFSKVDFEYEELIGRNFSNTNLKNVDLKNRDIHNANFSGADLTGSNLSDTILFNVKLRGANLQNVNLSNAKLWDTDMYGVDLTNANISGADLFYADLRNADLANTNLSNVNLRHTNFDGATFTSIDFTNANYDVKTLDTISKDIRSILKMQGNLW, encoded by the coding sequence ATGGAGCCTGAAGATATTTTTAAAAAAAGAAATTTTTCAAAAGTAGATTTTGAATATGAAGAATTAATTGGAAGAAATTTTTCCAATACAAATTTAAAAAATGTTGATCTGAAAAACAGAGACATTCACAATGCTAATTTTAGTGGAGCTGATTTAACCGGCTCTAATTTGAGTGATACAATATTATTTAATGTAAAATTAAGAGGAGCAAATTTACAAAATGTGAATCTAAGTAATGCAAAACTTTGGGATACAGACATGTATGGTGTTGATCTAACAAATGCGAATATCAGTGGAGCTGATTTATTTTATGCAGATTTAAGAAATGCAGATTTAGCAAATACTAATCTAAGTAATGTAAATTTAAGACATACAAATTTTGATGGGGCTACATTTACGTCAATAGATTTCACAAATGCTAATTATGATGTAAAAACATTAGATACAATTTCAAAAGACATTAGATCAATTTTAAAAATGCAAGGAAATCTCTGGTAA
- a CDS encoding asparagine synthase C-terminal domain-containing protein: MESINQILLENIKNSISEVVPKKKIGIAFSGGVDSTLVSKICTDMGFDVVLLTIGFSESHDILFSKEVNQQLNYSHHILEIDPETFPEITSNIHKVIATDNLSWNENCIAFHYVSKLAKSLNLDVVITGNGIDELFCGYNAYREAFAGGQTKINEVMDLKLENELKMMKAVNVISSEFDVKILQPLLSAKFIEYAKTIPVTEKIHSSDDLYRKHVIRKLASDVGVPEISCSKRKKALQYGSKIHKSLLKTR; this comes from the coding sequence ATGGAATCAATTAATCAAATTTTATTAGAAAATATTAAAAATTCTATTTCCGAAGTAGTTCCTAAAAAGAAAATAGGTATTGCTTTTTCTGGTGGTGTTGATAGTACATTAGTTTCAAAAATATGTACTGATATGGGATTTGATGTTGTTTTACTAACTATTGGTTTTTCTGAATCTCATGATATCCTATTTTCTAAAGAAGTTAATCAACAACTGAATTATTCTCATCATATTTTAGAAATTGATCCTGAAACCTTTCCAGAAATTACTTCAAATATACATAAAGTAATTGCTACTGATAATTTATCTTGGAATGAAAATTGTATTGCTTTTCATTATGTTTCAAAACTTGCAAAAAGTTTGAATCTTGATGTTGTAATTACAGGTAACGGTATTGATGAATTATTTTGTGGATATAATGCCTATCGTGAAGCTTTTGCTGGTGGTCAAACTAAAATCAATGAAGTCATGGATTTAAAATTAGAAAATGAATTAAAAATGATGAAAGCTGTGAATGTTATTTCTTCAGAGTTTGATGTAAAAATCCTACAACCGTTGCTTTCTGCCAAATTCATTGAATATGCCAAAACCATTCCTGTTACTGAAAAAATTCATAGTTCTGATGATCTATATCGCAAGCATGTCATACGCAAATTAGCTAGTGATGTTGGCGTTCCTGAAATTTCTTGCAGTAAAAGAAAAAAAGCATTACAATATGGTTCTAAAATTCATAAATCGTTACTGAAAACTAGATAA
- the purB gene encoding adenylosuccinate lyase, translated as MAILPIDNGRYGTKEMMEIFSEQKKVDYQLEIEGAAAISQSEIGMISKTIGKEIHRAAMSGKITAKRIKQLEAKSDHDTAALVESLSEKCSKNARPWIHYGLTSNDLVDTSNSMQMRDALQIIEPKVAKMASILAKKSIKYSKIPAVGRTHGQHASIISFGLKFANWAAEMAKHVERIEEIKKRILICKTLGVVGTGSLMGAKSLEVQRRAAKRLKLFPAEVTTQVVPRERYAEYVFELALIGATLEKIAIEIRNLQRTEIGEVAEQFKKGQMGSSAVPVKRNPIKSERVSSLSKLVRSQVALSFENIPLWHERDLSNSANERFVIPTVSILVDEMLETMTRIVSNLMVNEKRIVDNLYITKGQIFAEFVLEALIKKGIPRFVAYRDVQRVAFEANDKGMLYKDAIKNDKAFTSKLTNNEIDSIFSPEKHLGASPKIISNVEKSVHKTVKKFI; from the coding sequence TTGGCAATTTTACCTATTGATAATGGTCGTTATGGGACCAAAGAAATGATGGAAATTTTCAGTGAACAAAAAAAAGTTGATTATCAATTAGAAATTGAAGGTGCTGCTGCAATTTCTCAGAGTGAAATAGGAATGATTTCAAAAACAATTGGTAAAGAAATTCACAGAGCTGCAATGTCAGGTAAAATTACTGCAAAAAGAATTAAACAATTAGAAGCAAAAAGTGATCACGATACAGCTGCATTAGTAGAATCATTAAGCGAGAAATGTTCTAAAAATGCAAGACCATGGATTCACTATGGCCTAACAAGTAATGATTTAGTAGATACAAGTAATTCTATGCAAATGAGAGATGCATTACAAATTATTGAACCTAAAGTTGCAAAAATGGCATCAATTCTTGCAAAAAAATCTATCAAATATTCAAAAATACCAGCAGTAGGTAGAACTCATGGACAACATGCAAGTATTATTTCATTTGGATTAAAATTTGCTAATTGGGCAGCAGAAATGGCAAAACATGTAGAACGCATTGAAGAAATTAAAAAAAGAATTTTAATTTGTAAAACATTAGGAGTTGTCGGAACAGGTTCCCTAATGGGTGCAAAATCACTAGAAGTACAACGAAGAGCTGCAAAGAGATTAAAATTATTCCCAGCAGAAGTTACAACACAAGTTGTTCCTAGAGAAAGATATGCTGAATATGTATTTGAATTAGCGTTGATTGGAGCAACATTAGAAAAAATTGCAATAGAAATTAGAAATTTGCAAAGAACTGAAATAGGGGAAGTTGCAGAACAATTCAAAAAAGGTCAAATGGGAAGTAGCGCAGTTCCCGTTAAAAGAAATCCAATAAAAAGTGAACGTGTATCATCATTGTCAAAATTAGTAAGAAGTCAAGTTGCATTATCTTTTGAAAATATTCCATTATGGCATGAACGTGATCTTTCAAATTCAGCTAATGAAAGATTTGTTATACCAACTGTCTCAATCTTAGTTGACGAAATGTTAGAAACAATGACCAGAATTGTTTCAAATTTGATGGTAAATGAAAAGAGAATTGTAGATAACTTATACATTACAAAAGGACAAATTTTTGCAGAATTTGTTTTAGAGGCACTCATCAAAAAAGGAATTCCAAGATTTGTAGCATATAGAGATGTACAAAGAGTTGCATTTGAGGCAAATGACAAAGGAATGCTGTACAAGGATGCAATTAAAAACGATAAAGCATTCACTTCAAAATTAACAAATAATGAAATCGATTCAATTTTTTCACCGGAAAAACATCTTGGGGCATCACCAAAGATCATCAGTAATGTAGAAAAATCAGTTCATAAAACTGTAAAAAAATTTATCTAG
- a CDS encoding RtcB family protein, which produces MSSANPKKIGENHYQIDADSNLGMKVPVRIYANEALLQKMLSDRTIMQARNVASIPGIVSHSVVLPDGHEGYGFPVGGVAAMDAEEGMISPGGVGYDINCGVRLLRSNLNEQTVRSKLKDLVNDLFSSIPSGVGSKGAVRLTNSELDEVLVNGVNWAIEHGYGSSNDSDVCEENGKIPNADPNKVSDKARKRGAPQLGSLGSGNHFLEIQKVEEIHDEEAANRMGIKEGTITVLIHCGSRGFGHQVCSDYLRVAEQAMEKYNINLPDRELACVPNNSEEGESYRKAMFTALNFAWSNRQMITHWTRKSFERVFSQTESDLDMKLVYDVAHNIAKVEKHNVNGEERKLVVHRKGATRAFPSNRNEIPSKYRDLGQPVLVPGSMGTSSWILLGKSNSMDLSFGSTAHGAGRTMSRSKARRNFTEDSVKKSLNDKGIFIKALTRDGVVEETPQAYKDVDSVVNVSHNLGIATKVAKLVPIGVIKG; this is translated from the coding sequence ATGTCTTCAGCAAATCCAAAGAAAATTGGAGAAAATCATTATCAAATTGATGCTGATTCAAATCTTGGAATGAAAGTTCCTGTTAGGATTTATGCAAATGAGGCATTGCTCCAAAAAATGTTATCTGATAGGACTATAATGCAGGCTCGAAACGTTGCTTCAATTCCCGGAATTGTTAGTCATAGTGTTGTTTTACCTGATGGACACGAGGGATATGGATTTCCGGTAGGTGGAGTTGCAGCTATGGATGCTGAAGAAGGCATGATCAGTCCAGGTGGTGTAGGATATGATATTAATTGTGGGGTAAGATTACTCCGTTCAAATTTAAATGAACAAACTGTTCGTTCAAAATTAAAAGATTTAGTTAATGATTTGTTTAGTTCTATTCCTTCTGGTGTTGGTTCAAAAGGTGCAGTCCGTTTAACAAATTCAGAATTAGATGAAGTTTTAGTTAATGGTGTAAACTGGGCTATTGAACACGGATATGGTTCATCAAATGACTCTGATGTTTGTGAAGAAAATGGCAAAATTCCAAATGCAGATCCAAACAAAGTTTCTGATAAGGCAAGAAAACGGGGAGCTCCTCAACTTGGAAGTCTTGGTTCTGGAAATCACTTTCTTGAAATTCAAAAAGTTGAAGAAATACATGATGAAGAAGCTGCAAATAGAATGGGCATTAAAGAAGGAACAATCACTGTTTTAATTCACTGTGGTTCTAGAGGATTTGGCCATCAAGTATGTAGTGATTACCTTCGTGTTGCTGAACAAGCTATGGAAAAATATAACATCAATTTGCCTGACAGAGAACTTGCTTGTGTTCCAAATAATTCTGAAGAAGGTGAATCGTATAGAAAAGCAATGTTTACTGCATTAAATTTTGCATGGAGTAATAGACAAATGATTACTCATTGGACTAGAAAATCATTTGAACGTGTATTTTCTCAAACAGAATCTGATTTGGATATGAAATTAGTTTATGATGTAGCACACAATATTGCAAAAGTTGAAAAACATAATGTTAATGGTGAAGAAAGAAAATTAGTTGTTCATAGAAAAGGTGCAACACGTGCTTTCCCTTCTAATCGTAATGAAATCCCTTCCAAATATCGCGATTTAGGTCAACCTGTTTTGGTACCTGGTTCCATGGGCACCTCGAGCTGGATTTTATTGGGTAAATCCAATTCCATGGATCTCAGTTTTGGTTCTACTGCTCATGGCGCAGGAAGAACAATGTCTAGATCAAAGGCTCGACGTAATTTTACTGAAGATAGTGTAAAGAAATCTCTTAATGATAAAGGGATATTTATCAAAGCACTTACTCGTGATGGAGTTGTGGAAGAAACTCCTCAAGCTTACAAAGATGTTGATTCTGTAGTTAATGTATCGCATAATTTGGGAATTGCAACTAAAGTTGCAAAATTAGTGCCTATAGGAGTGATAAAAGGATGA
- a CDS encoding DNA-binding protein, protein MSDEDSELKRLQAKRLAEMQKNISTRDETIETPESSEEKTANPRDVLVKQLGFRGLEVLTNAESQFPNETKMIIDKLYELIKNGEITENLDGGKLLGLFRSIGLSVRMDTKINIQQDGKFVSLTDKLSNKSNDDVE, encoded by the coding sequence ATGAGCGACGAAGATTCTGAACTAAAGAGATTACAGGCTAAACGTTTAGCTGAAATGCAAAAAAATATTTCCACACGAGATGAGACTATTGAAACTCCAGAATCATCTGAAGAAAAAACTGCTAATCCCAGAGATGTGTTAGTTAAACAACTGGGATTTAGGGGATTGGAAGTTTTAACAAATGCTGAATCTCAGTTTCCAAATGAGACTAAAATGATCATTGATAAATTATATGAATTAATTAAAAATGGAGAAATTACTGAGAATCTTGACGGTGGAAAATTATTGGGATTGTTTCGTTCAATTGGATTAAGTGTAAGGATGGATACTAAAATTAACATTCAACAAGATGGAAAGTTTGTTTCTTTAACAGATAAACTTAGTAACAAATCTAATGATGATGTAGAATGA
- a CDS encoding 30S ribosomal protein S11 codes for MSEIEAEVEAPVETTEAVVETQETEAVVETQNQPEAKKEGPEKWGIAHIYSSYNNTIIHMTDLTGGETVAISSGGNHVNADRYESSPFAAMKAANAVVESTRTKGFTGFHIRVRAVGGVGSRVPGPGAQAAIRALARGGFKIGRIDDVTPIPHDTTRKKGGKRGRRV; via the coding sequence TTGTCAGAAATAGAAGCCGAAGTAGAAGCACCAGTTGAAACAACTGAGGCAGTAGTTGAAACACAAGAAACTGAGGCAGTAGTTGAAACACAAAATCAACCTGAGGCTAAAAAGGAAGGTCCAGAAAAATGGGGTATTGCTCACATTTACAGCAGTTACAATAATACAATTATTCATATGACAGATCTTACAGGTGGCGAAACAGTGGCCATCAGTTCTGGCGGAAACCATGTTAATGCAGACAGATACGAATCATCACCATTTGCTGCAATGAAAGCTGCAAATGCAGTAGTTGAATCAACAAGAACAAAAGGATTCACAGGATTTCATATCAGAGTTCGTGCAGTAGGAGGAGTTGGTTCAAGAGTTCCAGGTCCAGGTGCACAAGCAGCAATCAGAGCACTTGCAAGAGGTGGATTTAAAATTGGAAGAATTGATGATGTAACACCAATTCCTCACGATACTACCAGAAAGAAAGGTGGTAAAAGAGGAAGAAGAGTCTAA